A window of Odocoileus virginianus isolate 20LAN1187 ecotype Illinois chromosome 3, Ovbor_1.2, whole genome shotgun sequence genomic DNA:
TGACATCTTGCCTTCCATGGTTCCTACTCAGAGCTCTGCTTCTACTGACAGCTCCGTCCTGGGCTCTACTCTCCCCCAGCACATACTGCAACTGTTACAACCCGGCCCAAAGCTGAACCTTGGGGTAGCTGTGGAGTTTGCCTGGTGCCTTCACTACATCATCTGCAGGTAATAGGGCAATTGGGAAAGTGCCAGACTTCCCCTGGGGCTTCCTTCCATGACACTCAGGCTTTAGTTTCTGAAATTGTGGGGATGagtcttctttcttctctggtCCTCTCTTCTTGGAGCCCAGGGAACCCACAGACCCAGGCTGTTTGCCAGCTTAATGTAGGACTGAGTAGTGACTGCTTGCTTCCTGTTGCCCAGCCAGGTCAACAATGCCCTGCTCATCACCCAGGGGGCTCTAACCACCCTGGGGCTGCTGCTCTTGGATTTGGCTGCGGCTGTCCAGAGAACTAAGAATGCAGGACTGGAGCTGGTACGTGGACAGGCCAATATCTGGGTGACCTTCTGATTCAGTTCCGGCTCGTGTGCAGGTTGCCCCTTCCTCCTTAAACCTGAACCCCTGCTTGTCTTTACAGCTGGTATGCCCTGTTGTTCGGTGTCTAAGCAACTTGCTGACAGAGGCAGCAGCAGAGACTGTGGGAGGGGCAGTGCATCTCCGAGATGAGCGTGTTGTGGCAGGCTTATTTATCCTTCTGCAGTTCTTCCTCCAGGAACAGCCCAGCCTGCTTCCTGAGGGCCTCTGGCTCCTTAACAACCTCACTGGTAAGCACCACGATCTGCCTTGGCCTGGACCTTTAGCTCCTGGGAATATTTCTTCTTGATCTGGGCTGAGGTGGGTAGGATTGGGAGTGGGTTGGTTTCATGCCTGAGTTGGAGGAACTTCACTCTGACATTTTCCCTTTCAGCAAACAGTCCTAGTTTCTGTACCTCCTTGATCTCCCTGGATCTGATTGAGCCCCTCTTGCACTTGTTGTCAGTGTCTAATGTTGTGAGCGTATTGGTAGGTATTTGGGTCCCTTGGGTCCAAGATATGGTGGCCTAAGTGTAAAACTGGGAGCAGACCTGAGCCCTCAGAAGTACCCTGAGCTGAGAGCTGGCAGGTGGTGGTATGGATTCCTTCAGAGCCATACAGTCACAGAGCAGTCTAGGTGTGAGGTCCTAAACTATAGTTTACTAGTTATTAACCTTGAGCATGTCAGCTAACCACcttaaacttcagtttcctcatttataattgGGAATATAATCCTACCAGAGGGTGCCTGAGAGGATTACAGAATATACATATTAAGAGTGCTTGGCCTGGTGACTGGGCATGTGGTTAGCACTCCATTCCAGCTATCTTTAAAATCTTTGGGTTTCATTGTTTGTGGGGACTGTGTACATGTTTCTGTCTGCAGGTGCTCACAGTTCTGTGCAACGTTGCAGAGAAAGGTCCTGCTTACTGTCAGCATCTATGGCCAGGGCTCCTGCTCCCCACCTTGCTGGACACGCTGGCCCTCTCTGACACTGAAGTAGTAGGCCAGAGTTtggagctgctgcagctgctgttcCTCTATCGGCCAGGGGTGGGTTTCTGGCCTTAGTCCCCAGTCCCCCCTGTCCCACCATGGCCCCCTTCCTTACAGTCTTTAGTTAGTTCTCTGGGCCTGGCTAGCCTATGTGGGCTCCAGGTTCAAACTTCTGTACTCTTTTTGGGAATGCACTCTTCCAAGAAGAGGTGGGCTAACTCAAGGCTGTGGTGTTTGTGTGCTGCAGCTCAGGGACCCAGTGTTGAATCTCTTTCTTCCCTGCTCTCAGGCTGCCCAGGCCTTCTTGCAGCAGTCAGGGCTGCAGGCCTTACAAAGGCATGAGGAGGTGGCACAGCTTCAGGATCGCGTGCATGCTCTCCAGCAGACAGCTCTTCATGGGTAACTTGACTTCTGAAAGTCATGTACTCCACTCCTTACCTCCCATACTCCCATATCCTGGCCCATAAATCCCCTTTGGGGGTTTAGAACCATAATGGTATCATGCCCTCAGCTCCCACACCTAAGCCTAAGCCAAGACCTCTGGATCCCAGCTCTTCCCCTTTGACCCAGCactgtccaggcaagaggacCAGATGGAACTCAGTGTGGTGTACTTAATACAGGTCCCTGgaatctccttttttctttttttttccttttttttttttttttggattcagtGGCTCATGGCTTTTGATGGGacagaataaaataaagtcttatttttatattcaacTGCTTTTCCTCAGATGGTTGCACAATAAGGGGTAGTCAGTGGGATGAGAATCAGATCATCTTGAGACAGCATTTTCAGCACAATCTTTATACAGAACAGAATACATTTCTCCACATTGTACTCAGTGCAGCAGAGCCCAGACTCTGGGGCTGTTGTTCCTAATCCTCAGTGGAGACTTCAGGCTTTGCTACTTAGCACATTCTCCAGGGCTCTAGTTACCTGATCAGCACTGAAGTTGTTCAGAGAGACATTCTTCTCTTGGCCAAATGCTGAGGAGACAGGAAGATTATTAATTATTCACTCTGCACTGTACAGGCTACCAAAATAGTCTTCCACTTACACTCTTGGTAGGATAGGAAGGGTAGTAAAGAGATAAGACCAAAATGTATCTGACATGCCTAGAATTTATCCAGTGGGTCTCTAACAACTTGGAAGCCCAGGTCTAAATAGAATTTTGGCTCATTCTGGGTGGTCATAATGGGAAGGAAAGTGGTTCAGGGAAGTTTTAAGGGGCATGGTAGCACAGATTATTAACCATTGTGAGCAGAGTATTACATGGGCCTGCCTCTTAATTGTGCCCATTTAATGGCTCCTGTAGTTCATAAACTAAAGTTATTTGTGTGTCCATCTCCTCTAGTCTACTAGctttcagaaggaaaaattttttcctgtaaaCAACTTTTAGTGCATGGCATACTGCAGTTAGCTGCACTGTTAAAACCAATCTGCCCTGGGTGTGACTCCCTGCCTTTCCCCAGACATTCCTAAGGCACAGTGTAATTAAAAGCTGTGATTAAATATACCATTAttcagtgagtgaaagtgaagttgctcacttTCGGACAggatccgactctttgcgacctcatggactgtagcctgccaggctccgccatccatgaaattttccgggcaagaatactggggtgggttgccatttccttctccagggtatctgcccgacccaaggatcgaacttgggtctctcacattgcaggcaggctctttactgtctgagccaccagggaagcccaattgttcAGTaaggataaatatttattgtgtgtcTATATTCAGGCAATATAAGAGtagttttcaaattgtggtaaaATGACACAGGTAGTATGTTAATAAACACTTGGTAAAATGAAATAGTGTAAAGAAGCAATGTTACATAACTGGTCAGGGAATGCCTTTTTGAGGAGGCGATATAGAAGTTCAGACCTACAAAATAACCTGAATTGTAACCGGAAGAGCCAGCTACTGAAGTCTGGCAGAAGTGCAGTCTAGGATTGGGGTACAAATGTAAAACCTCAACCGTGTTATGCATCTTGCTGAGTAACGTTAGGCATGTTCCATACAATTGTTCATTCAGCGTTCTAATCTTtacaagatgagaaaaagaatccACCCCTCATATACTTAAGGTTCAAGAGATTTGGACAGGAAAGCACTCAAGACGGCCTCGCAGTAAATGCTCAACATAGCATTATTTTAGGGTTTTACTACTGCGATTCCCATATGCCACCTGGACCCGCACTGACCACTGGTAACTTGAAGGGACCTACATTTGGTGGACTGGACCAGCATCTCTTCTCCCCTAACTGAAACCTGAAGTATAAAAACGATTCCTATGTAGGGCAGGGCCCGCCTCCACATGTTATTTGGATACAAACACTCTAACTCTGCAAATGTATATTTCCTTATTTGCAACAAGATCAACAGAAAAGCTGCAGTCTGAGTCCCAGTCCCTGTATAGGTTTCTGTGACCTTGGGCGGCCCTTTCCTCTTCGAACGCTTTGCTCCCCTCACCGGGGTCTCTGGTTCCGTGCGTCCCGCGCTCACCGTAGCGGGCCCAGAGCTTGGGCTGCACATCCGAGCACTCGCGGATTAGGATGGGCAGGTTGGGATTCGCTTTCTTCAGCTCCACATAGCGTTTCTCAATGAAGTCCCTGCGGGGATAGGAGAGAGCACCGCGCGTGCGGTGTGGGCACTGGCCTCTCCAAACACCCGGGAGGTCGAGGTCTTGACCCTGGCGCCCCGAAGCCCACCCGCCTCACTGGGCCGCGCCTCACCTGACGCCCTTGCTGCCGGGCGAGCGCTGGCACAAATGGATACGAACTTCACGAAGGCCCAATTGCCCTCGGACCCCACGAATCGCCGCAGCCGCCGCCATCTCGGCTAGTACTCAATCATCCGCCCTAGACCTTCCGGCCAAGTAATCCTATCAGATCAGCCTCTCCAGCCCTGTGATAGGTTGGCGGACGCAAGGGGCGGGGCTACGTTTAGCCAATGCCATAAAAGCACAGCCAATGCCATAAAAGCACTGCCAATCAACGCCTGCTCTGATTTCTCCGCCCGCGGCAGAGACGGAAAACCTGGGGCCCGAAAGGAATTGTGGGTGGTCTCCTGAGGTGCATTGTGGGGAAGTTCCTGTAGCGTCTGTGTTGTTACCGGATCCTCGGTCGTTGTTGGGGTTGAAACACCGCGGACGAAATGCCGGAGCGAGATAGTAAGGCCCGGGTCATCTCTCCTTTTACCCCCGCGGGACTCGGGACATTTGGCCCGTTACTTTGGCCTTCAGAATTTAAGCCGTATATGTGGTGGGTGGGGCGGAGTGGAGGCGGGCCGAGAGTGTGACGCTTAGAGCCTGGCGAAGCAGTTGGGCCCCGAACGAGGCCGGTAAGCTCCAGATTGTCCCTGAATCTTGTTCTTGCCCAAGCCCACGACAGATAAGATTTATCTGTgaacctcccccaacccctgtcACTTAATTTTCAGTTAAGTCAATTTATCTTTCGCGTCGTATCTTAGAGGTCATGTTTAGGATTTCTTGGCTGATCCTCCAGCCTGGTTTAGGGGTCCCGTTCTCTGCGCTCCCGTAGCTGCTTGTATTTTTCTGCTTCAGCATTTTTACATTGTATTGTCAATGTCGCGGTTGTTGACTTTTTCCCCCACTAGATTGTGAGCAAGTTGACAGGAAAAGACATCTGTATTGTTCACTACTATTGAATCCCCAACTTTTGCACAGGACCTGACTCTAAAGAGATTGATTAAATTAATATCAATTCTTTTTCTTAGGCGAGCCGTTCTCCAACCCCTTGGCTCCAGATGGCCACGATGTGGACGATCCTCACTCCTTTCACCAGTGAGTGTTTTGATGTAGAACCGTGAGAATGAACTGGGGACTGAGcgaagtggtggtggtgatggtgaaacAATTCTCAGTCTTGTCAGGAAGAATGGTCAGAGAATCATACCACTTGCCCTTTTATCTCTGTGGACTTTAACTGGGTCAGGCCAACTGCATCAAAGTGTTAGAGGGGAAATAATGGCAGGGTGAGtgctacttttttaaaatttatgtttaatttttcattatttaggaattaatttttgtataaaattaaaacatcagaATGAAGGCAGTGTTATCTTTGATAACATACCCAATTTCAGTCCCTTTTTTAGAGGTAACCACTTTACCTTTTTCATGGCAGTGACAaggactccttttttttttatttaagtttgtcttttgtcagtttgatttgTAGATCTCTGGTACAGAATATAAGAGGGTACAGGGAAAGTTTTTCCTACCCTGCTTGTTACCTACATACTTGTTGGCATCAAGTATACTAATAGCCAGTCCTACTTGATTCTTGTTCTgcctcagcagcagcagagaccaacCCTCACCCTTAGTGTGATATTCAACTTCATTTTTCTCCCAGGCAAGATACCCTGCCTTCATCTTCCCTCACAGCTTGTCCTTTGGCTTTCTCTTAGCTCATGCCTTGTCTCATCAATGGCCCTCCAAGCGTGAGCATGGGTCCCCAGACTACCTGGCAGGGAGAGGCATGTGAGGTTCATGTAGTAAGTGTCCAGATGGCTGGAGCTGGACTCTGGCACACAGTACACGTGGAAGTGATTCCATACCGGTGCCACCAGCTGTGATGGCTGCACATCCCCGACATAGGTTTCAAAAATGCTGGTGGATCAGGGCCAGGGCTCAGACCCCAAAATCCTACCCTCAAAACTCTATAGTATGGGATAGCTGTGTCCTAGTGACCCCAAGTGGAAATGTAGTCAGCCCCAAAGTAGGGATGCACACCTCTGCTGAAGGACTCCCTTCTTGACCGAACTCTAGTCAGGCTTCTGCAGGGCTTATGTTTTTTACTAGGTCTCCTGAACCCAGTTTTAGCAAAGAATTCTGTTAGGGTATGGAGAATACCATCAATCAATCAGTGAGATCCAGTCACGCCTCTCGATATCTAATCAAATTCCTCTTCCACCCTACCTTTGATGTCTGAGTAATTTTCCGTAAATTCCCTTTTGTCTCTGTTGTATTCAGAGTTGAATTTTCATCCCTACCCCCTTTTGCAATAGTCTTAATTCCTATTTTCATAGTATTGAAGAGTCATTTTTGGGGAGACCTAGCAGGATTCTTTGCTACAGTGGACTCAGCAGGCCAAGGAAGAGGCCTACTCTGAAGAGAGTTCAAAGGAAACTTACTTGAGTTTGGGCATTGTACcagttaaaattacattttataccATGAGTGCTGTGTTCTCCACACTTGGGAAATACTgtcacagtttatttattaatAGTCTCCAGTGAGAGTTTAGGTTGTTCccaagtttttattattttcaaaactaaTTAGATCTCTTTTACAGGCCTTATGCACATAATGCCAGTAATTGACCAGGTTAAATAGACATGAATGGAGTTGCTGCATCATAGGATAtcacacatttaaattttaagaaagatcCTGCCAAATTGTCCTCCTAGTTATCTGTGCTGATTTATATTCCTGTTGGCGATACGAGAATATCCACTTCCCAAATTCTCACTCATTCTTGATTTATCAAACTTTTTAATCATTAGCACTGATGCATTAAAAAGGGCatgtctttgttttaatttttatttccctgatttCTAGTAAAGTGAAACCATATTTTttacatattccttttccaattctcATCAggtactaatttaaaaaaatttttgcccTTTAGATCAAAACTCACTAATGAAGACTTCAGGAAACTTCTCATGACCCCAAGGGCTGCACCTACCTCTGCACCACCCTCTAAGTCACGACACCATGAGTAAGTTCTGGGGTAATCCAATCTGTGTTCTGACTATTGCCTATGGAAAATTTATTGAACTAGATGTCTTAGGAACttgaaagcctttttttttcttaagtccaTGGTTGTGATTCTTTCCCtcttgaaactgaagctccaggaAAGACTGGGATGCTCTAGGGATCTCAGTTTTTCTCAGAATATGTTCCACGGACCATTTGTTGGACCAACTAGAGTTGCTGCTGGTGCTTAAATAAGTAGATTTCTGGATCCGTTCCAGCCCCACAGACTCAAATTCTAGGGCAGATATTTGGGTATATATAATTGTAGTAGTCCTTCACATGGTTGTGATACTTTCTAAAATTTGAGAACGACTCACCTACAAATATTGACATGGATCTCTGCCTGATTAAAACTGGACAGTTTTTGCTTTGGTCAGTATTCTAGGCTTTTCTTTAATCCTCCAGGCCACTTCTTGGGATTTCTGCGGCTGTGGCAATATTTTGCTAtcagtgaatttctttttttgctaGGATGCCAAGGGAGTACAATGAGGATGAAGATCCAGCTGCacgaaggagaaaaaagaaaaggtaaaggaaGGTGGAGGAGTATTGGGTTTTTTGGTGGATGGTGTTTGGGGGTAAGGAATAGGGGCTAGTTAGGAGCCAAGAGATTGAggttttcctttcttgtcttGAGGTTCTCTGCTTTCATAGTGGAGAGGAATGATATTTAGAATGGCAGTTTATTGGGCAGTTTAGGGCTTTGGAGCCACCTTTTGGTGTTTTAATCTCGCCTTTACCAGTTTCTAGCCTGGATATTCTTGGGCATTTTGCTCAATGTCTCTAATCTTCAATATTCTCATGGGTAGAATCAAGATAgtgataataatttttattaggtTGTCATGAGGATCAACTGTGACAGTCCATGTAAACAGTACCAGTTCCTGGCATATAGTAACCATCCAGTCAATCTTGGTTGCCACTGTCATCATTGTCATTGCCATTATTTATATGACCCCAAGCTTCCTGGATCTCGAACTttactttttcctctcttcttgagGAGGACTGGTAAGAAATGACTTATTTTCAGGTGAAATTTGGAAGGTGATAAAAATTCAGGTGACTGTGGTTGCCATATGGAAAAGTCTCATATCTGTAGAGACTCAGTGATATAGtactgggtgatagtgaaggattCTGAAGTGACAGATGGAATATACTGGGGTGACTTTAGAACAGCATATCTGTGAGCTGGAAGATGCTGTAGCTCTGATTTTGAGGATTGTCAGGAGGTGgccagggacttcctggtgatccagtggctaagacttcgcgcttccaatgcagggcacctgggttcaatccctggtcagggaactagatcccacatgcctaagTGAAGATTGAAGATTCcttgtgtcacaactaagacctggtgcagacaaacaaatactaaaaacaaaacaaacagaggTGACCAGCAGTTCTGTCAGGACATATATGAGCTTTCAGCATAGAGAATTGGATGAAGGTATAAAGAAACAGACAGGAACAGGTTGAGCCTCACACATTTGCTTTTCCCTGGTCACAGTTATTATGCCAAGCTTCGCCAACAAGaaattgaaagagagagagaactagcaGAGAAGTACCGGGACCGTGCCAAGGAACGGCGGGATGGCGTGAACAAAGATTATGAGGAAACGGAACTGATTAGCACCACAGCTAACTACAGGGCTGTGGGCCCCACTGCTGAGGCGTGAGTACTGAGCGGGCCAGGGCATGATTCTCAGCATTGCAGGTCATACAGTGGCAGTATGAAGTCTTCTCATTTTCCTTGCTCTGGAAAGTCTTTTCCCCATACCAAGCCATTTCAAGAGGCACTTCCCTCCCACAAAGGatggttattttttttctaggcttcatttttcaatttatttattcaaaggaTGGTTCTTATGTGGTctgtttcattctccagggaCAAATCAGCtgcagagaaaagaagacagtTGATCCAGGAGTCTAAATTCTTGGGTGGTGACATGGAACATACCCATTTGGTGAAAGGCTTGGATTTTGCTCTGCTTCAAAAGGTAAGCCTTGGTTGGTAGGTGGAGAGTAATACAGCCATGCTGAATGCTCTTGTAAGGGCTGTTTTGGGTGACGAGGGAGACTGCTCTTAATTCAAACCATCTAAAAGGTCTAACGGTGACCCTTCTGTAGGATTAGTTGCTATTTGTCCTTCAAGTCTCAGCCTCAGTTTTATCTTCTTGGGGAAGCAAACCTTCCCTTATCACCTAGGTATGGTTGTCTCCCCACTCCTCACCTCCTACTACCTGCATACTTGTGTagctcttctattttatttttagcagttATCACACTTTGTTGTTTAATTGTTTAATTTGTCTGCATTTCTTTTCAGAAACCCCATTAAAGCAAGGACAGTACTGTTTTCTTTAGTATTGAATTCTTAGTTCTTGGCATAGTGTGGCATAATGGTGTTCAGTAAAGATATGTAAAGTGAATAAATGGGTAAACCTTAAGTGCTTTCCTGTTAGGTACGAGCTGAAATTGCcagcaaagagaaagaggaggaagaaatgatggAAAAGCCCCAGAAGGAAACTAAGTAAGTAAACATTAGGGAGAGCTTGAGAATTTAGAAAGGTGGGGCCAAACATAGAAACACATTTAATAAGAATGTTCTGTCTTTTCAGGAAAGATGAGGatcctgaaaataaaattgaatttaaaacacGTTTGGGTGAGTACAGAATTTTTGTCCTAGTGCCTTTGCATTCCAGATGACTTGTGGGGAATTCAGTGCCCTGGGCAGGATAGGCTTCCCTTCTCCCTCAACctacttttatctctttttttgtcCCCAAAGCGGGTAGCTCCCACATACTCCTACTCTTAATAGAACTCAGATGTGGAGttattcatttaatatatattact
This region includes:
- the TMCO6 gene encoding transmembrane and coiled-coil domain-containing protein 6 isoform X3, giving the protein MWSRRRGLLRPLGCGVEELRCRRREREAALRKARREQQLVSKRLLRDEATEEAEGGCVVVILGEAEIQEFLRLAQRGIEEKERERALVSLRRGLQHPETQQIFIRLEGSIRTLVGLLTSNQALLQLEAARCLHELSHSEQSAVAEACLPATSYLLTYLSSHSSDFIELCLYTLGNLIVESEAVRRQLLPQGIVPALAACIQLRPGLYSPPAHTATVTTRPKAEPWGSCGVCLVPSLHHLQVNNALLITQGALTTLGLLLLDLAAAVQRTKNAGLELLVCPVVRCLSNLLTEAAAETVGGAVHLRDERVVAGLFILLQFFLQEQPSLLPEGLWLLNNLTANSPSFCTSLISLDLIEPLLHLLSVSNVVSVLVLTVLCNVAEKGPAYCQHLWPGLLLPTLLDTLALSDTEVVGQSLELLQLLFLYRPGAAQAFLQQSGLQALQRHEEVAQLQDRVHALQQTALHG
- the NDUFA2 gene encoding NADH dehydrogenase [ubiquinone] 1 alpha subcomplex subunit 2 isoform X1, which produces MAAAAAIRGVRGQLGLREVRIHLCQRSPGSKGVRDFIEKRYVELKKANPNLPILIRECSDVQPKLWARYGERGTHGTRDPAFGQEKNVSLNNFSADQVTRALENVLSSKA
- the TMCO6 gene encoding transmembrane and coiled-coil domain-containing protein 6 isoform X1; translated protein: MWSRRRGLLRPLGCGVEELRCRRREREAALRKARREQQLVSKRLLRDEATEEAEGGCVVVILGEAEIQEFLRLAQRGIEEKERERALVSLRRGLQHPETQQIFIRLEGSIRTLVGLLTSNQALLQLEAARCLHELSHSEQSAVAEACLPATSYLLTYLSSHSSDFIELCLYTLGNLIVESEAVRRQLLPQGIVPALAACIQSPRLTVLEALGYALSQLLQAKEAPEKIIPSVLGSTLPQHILQLLQPGPKLNLGVAVEFAWCLHYIICSQVNNALLITQGALTTLGLLLLDLAAAVQRTKNAGLELLVCPVVRCLSNLLTEAAAETVGGAVHLRDERVVAGLFILLQFFLQEQPSLLPEGLWLLNNLTANSPSFCTSLISLDLIEPLLHLLSVSNVVSVLVLTVLCNVAEKGPAYCQHLWPGLLLPTLLDTLALSDTEVVGQSLELLQLLFLYRPGAAQAFLQQSGLQALQRHEEVAQLQDRVHALQQTALHG
- the NDUFA2 gene encoding NADH dehydrogenase [ubiquinone] 1 alpha subcomplex subunit 2 isoform X2: MAAAAAIRGVRGQLGLREVRIHLCQRSPGSKGVRDFIEKRYVELKKANPNLPILIRECSDVQPKLWARYAFGQEKNVSLNNFSADQVTRALENVLSSKA
- the TMCO6 gene encoding transmembrane and coiled-coil domain-containing protein 6 isoform X2, with protein sequence MWSRRRGLLRPLGCGVEELRCRRREREAALRKARREQQLVSKRLLRDEATEEAEGGCVVVILGEAEIQEFLRLAQRGIEEKERERALVSLRRGLQHPETQQIFIRLEGSIRTLVGLLTSNQALLQLEAARCLHELSHSEQSAVAEACLPATSYLLTYLSSHSSDFIELCLYTLGNLIVESEAVRRQLLPQGIVPALAACIQSSASTDSSVLGSTLPQHILQLLQPGPKLNLGVAVEFAWCLHYIICSQVNNALLITQGALTTLGLLLLDLAAAVQRTKNAGLELLVCPVVRCLSNLLTEAAAETVGGAVHLRDERVVAGLFILLQFFLQEQPSLLPEGLWLLNNLTANSPSFCTSLISLDLIEPLLHLLSVSNVVSVLVLTVLCNVAEKGPAYCQHLWPGLLLPTLLDTLALSDTEVVGQSLELLQLLFLYRPGAAQAFLQQSGLQALQRHEEVAQLQDRVHALQQTALHG